One Acidobacteriota bacterium genomic window, GAAGGCGGACCACTTCGAGGTCTTCGAAACGAAACGCTTCGCCCAGACGTGTCAGGATGTCAATGTGGAAATCGCCCTCGGGAGGAACGTACTGGACGGCCGGGTAATCCCCGAGCAGATCATCCGCAGAGATCTCTTCCAGATTCGGATCGTGGAATACGCTGAAGAGGGCCCTTTTCAAGGCCTCGATGTTTAGCCGGTCCGGCTGGATGAAGAGGTCGACATCCTCGGTGAACCGGGCGAGGCCGTGAAAGTTGAGGGCGGCACCGCCGAAGACGGTATAACGGACATTTTCCCTCTCCAGGGCTTCGAGTACTTTCGTGATCGCATCGTAGTTCACGGGACCTCCCTGACCGCTC contains:
- a CDS encoding nucleotidyl transferase AbiEii/AbiGii toxin family protein, translated to MNYDAITKVLEALERENVRYTVFGGAALNFHGLARFTEDVDLFIQPDRLNIEALKRALFSVFHDPNLEEISADDLLGDYPAVQYVPPEGDFHIDILTRLGEAFRFEDLEVVRLPHGDLTISVVSPRTLYRMKLGTVRAKDRIDAESIRERFGFEEK